The following coding sequences lie in one Apium graveolens cultivar Ventura chromosome 1, ASM990537v1, whole genome shotgun sequence genomic window:
- the LOC141706657 gene encoding uncharacterized protein LOC141706657, translated as MDRSWLKADRRTKQFKKGVEDLLLCAFENGFSENKICCPCINCAHSKHWHARKVRDHLFLNGINQTYKCWIWHGECNTEGGEPTTEGTGSSESVDQIPIGRNDDVSLDSSEIFNHIQSEYEPLYPGCEGYTKMKALVKFYNLKAKYEISDTCLSEMLLLVGSMLPQGNTFPSSFNEAKKSLCALGMEYEKIHVCLNDCLLYRGERDEDETKCRICQASRWKLNKKGDELEGIPAKVLWYFPLIPRLRNLFNSPQTSKDLTWHDRERLKDGKLRHPADEQTWKEVDARWPDFSSDPRNLRLALSSDGFNPFRSCNLDYSCWHVLMSIYNLPPWLCIKRILLWTISDYPAYGNLSGNIIKGYNGCPICVDQTKATRLVNYRRCVVMRHRRWLPPHHPYRRKKQDFDNTVKKEIAPVPLTGEEVLERVQHLKGHVYGKTQRQPRLKKGDARPVWKKVSIFFELEYWKFLSVRHVLDVMHIEKNICESLLGTMLNIPKKTKDKESVRIDMAEMGIRTELRPKTPGKKEKLPLASWNLTHYGKKVVCSSFLGMKLPDGFCSNIQNLVSMENLRLTGMKSHDCHTILHHLLPIMIRSSLQKQVRKTIIKFCLFFKAICSKVIEVDKLEKMQSQLVETLCQLEKYFPPSLFDLMFHISVHLVREVELCGPIFLRWMYPFERYMKTFKGYIRNRARAEGCIAEAYIAEEAVECLVDNKEVTIGVPKKGRHTKDSIYKPLSGATIITPSCTDLHVAHLCVLQNTTVVRPYIDEHMAFLMTKYPEYENHEMWLKNKQNETFPKWFKEKIASNLADEKEISAEIRWIADEPNKDVPTFSGYRMDGVTFSTKDRDDMRQVQCSGVCVEADTMVVQGNDQNIEHISHTYYGVIKSIWELDYNHFRVPIFLCNWVDINKGIKVDDLGYTSVNLNRLGFLNDPFVLAKHVKQVCYIDDPSEKLWSVVLKLPEKKYHEDNDDADEESVEVELKNDCFMPNFPEIDDSGDDMDSYMRDVDELIQLS; from the exons TCTCAATGGTATCAATCAAACGTACAAGTGTTGGATTTGGCACGGAGAGTGCAATACAGAAGGAGGTGAGCCTACCACTGAAGGGACGGGCAGTTCAGAATCGGTAGATCAAATCCCAATCGGTAGAAATGATGATGTATCCCTGGACTCCTCGGAAATCTTTAACCATATTCAATCTGAATATGAACCTCTTTATCCAGGATGTGAAGGATACACTAAGATGAAGGCTTTGGTAAAGTTTTATAACTTAAAAGCAAAATATGAAATATCTGATACTTGCTTATCTGAAATGCTACTTTTGGTCGGGTCTATGCTTCCACAAGGCAACACATTTCCTTCTTCATTCAATGAAGCTAAAAAAAGCTTGTGTGCCTTGGGAATGGAGTATGAAAAAATACACGTATGTCTGAATGATTGTTTACTATACCGTGGAGAGAGAGATGAAGATGAGACGAAGTGCCGCATTTGTCAAGCCTCTCGATGGAAGTTAAACAAAAAAGGAGATGAATTGGAAGGGATTCCTGCCAAGGTTTTATGGTATTTTCCATTAATACCACGTCTGAGGAATTTGTTCAACTCACCTCAAACATCTAAGGACTTGACTTGGCATGACAGGGAAAGGTTAAAGGATGGTAAATTGAGACACCCTGCTGATGAACAAACATGGAAGGAAGTCGATGCAAGGTGGCCAGACTTTTCTTCAGATCCTAGAAACTTACGGTTAGCTCTATCTTCTGATGGATTCAATCCTTTTCGTAGCTGTAATCTTGATTACTCATGTTGGCATGTTTTGATGTCAATTTATAATCTTCCACCATGGCTTTGTATAAAAC GCATCTTGTTATGGACTATTAGTGATTATCCAGCCTATGGTAACTTGTCGGGAAATATAATCAAAGGGTATAATGGCTGTCCTATCTGTGTTGATCAAACAAAAGCTACAAGGCTTGTCAATTATCGTAGGTGCGTGGTCATGAGGCATCGAAGGTGGTTGCCCCCTCATCATCCTTATCGTCGGAAGAAACAAGATTTTGATAACACCGTAAAAAAAGAAATAGCTCCAGTTCCATTAACCGGAGAGGAGGTACTTGAAAGAGTGCAACATTTAAAGGGACATGTCTATGGTAAAACACAACGCCAACCACGATTGAAGAAAGGTGATGCTCGACCTGTATGGAAAAAGGTTTCTATATTTTTTGAACTTGAGTATTGGAAATTTTTGTCGGTTCGACATGTTCTCGATGTGATGCACatcgagaaaaatatatgtgaatCTTTACTCGGTACGATGCTTAATATACCAAAAAAGACGAAAGACAAGGAATCTGTGCGCATTGACATGGCTGAAATGGGGATTAGAACAGAACTAAGGCCAAAAACTCCGGGGAAAAAGGAGAAGTTACCATTGGCATCTTGGAATCTAACCCATTATGGAAAAAAGGTTGTTTGCTCATCCTTCCTTGGCATGAAGTTGCCTGATGGTTTTTGTTCtaatattcagaacctggtttcAATGGAAAATCTTCGTCTTACCGGAATGAAATCTCACGACTGCCATACGATTTTGCATCACTTGCTCCCAATTATGATTCGCTCGTCACTACAAAAACAGGTCAGGAAAACTATTATCAAGTTTTGTCTATTTTTCAAAGCGATCTGTAGTAAAGTTATTGAGGTTGATAAGCTGGAAAAAATGCAATCGCAACTGGTAGAAACTCTTTGTCAGCTTGAAAAATACTTTCCTCCCTCGTTGTTTGATTTAATGTTTCATATCTCGGTTCATCTTGTAAGAGAAGTCGAGCTTTGTGGACCAATTTTCCTTAGGTGGATGTATCCTTTTGAGAGATACATGAAGACATTCAAGGGATATATAAGGAATCGAGCTCGTGCAGAAGGTTGCATCGCTGAGGCCTATATTGCAGAAGAGGCAGTTGAATGTTTGGTGGATAATAAAGAAGTGACAATTGGGGTACCAAAAAAAGGCAGGCATACCAAGGATTCTATTTACAAGCCATTATCCGGTGCAACGATTATAACCCCGAGCTGTACTGATTTGCACGTAGCACATTTATGTGTTCTACAAAATACCACTGTTGTTAGGCCATATATTGA TGAACACATGGCCTTTTTAATGACAAAATATCCGGAATATGAAAATCATGAAATGTGGCTTAAAAACAAGCAAAATGAGACATTCCCAAAATGGTTTAAGGAAAAG ATTGCTTCCAATTTGGCCGATGAAAAAGAGATATCGGCCGAGATAAGGTGGATTGCAGATGAGCCCAACAAGGATGTTCCTACATTCAGTGGCTACAGAATGGATGGTGTTACCTTTAGTACCAAGGATCGTGATGATATGCGTCAAGTTCAATGCAGTGGTGTGTGTGTAGAAGCAGACACAATGGTTGTGCAGGGTAATGATCAAAATATTGAGCACATATCACATACATATTATGGAGTTATAAAAAGTATATGGGAGTTGGACTATAATCACTTTAGGGTCCCTATTTTTCTTTGCAATTGGGTAGATATAAACAAAGGGATTAAGGTCGATGACTTGGGATATACATCGGTTAATTTGAATAGGTTGGGTTTTTTGAATGATCCGTTTGTTTTAGCAAAACATGTTAAACAAGTTTGTTATATCGACGATCCCTCTGAAAAATTATGGTCGGTGGTGTTGAAATTGCCCGAGAAAAAGTACCATGAAGATAATGATGATGCAGATGAGGAATCCGTCGAAGTGGAACTCAAGAATGACTGTTTCATGCCCAATTTTCCCGAGATAGATGATAGTGGTGATGACATGGATAGTTACATGCGGGATGTTGATGAACTAATTCAACTTTCTTGA